The genomic stretch TCCTCGACCCCAGCGCCAGCCTGATCCAGTGCGCCACCCATGGCGCACTGTTCCTGATCGAGAGCGGTGAATGTGTGGCTGGGCCTTGCGCCGGCCAATCACTCAAGGCCCTGCACTGCCGCGAAGACGCCCAAGGCATCTGGGTCCAAGGCTAAACGCCGAGCAGTACCTGAAGACGCCGATCGACCCTGACTTCCTCGGCGCTCAGGCTCACGCCATAGGCCAACACTTCAACCCCGGCCGCTTTGGCCTGCGCCAGTGCGGCGGCGTAGCCCGGATCGATCTCCACCGCCGGGCGCACTGCCTCGATACCGGTCAGGTTCACGCAATACAACTGCACAGCGCGAACCCCGTCCCGGGCCAGGCACGCCAGCTCGCGCAAATGCTTGGCACCGCGCTGAGTCACCGCATCGGGAAAAGCCGCGACCGCCGAGCCGTCGAACCCCAGGGTGACACTTTTGACTTCGACGAAGGCCGGTCCGTGGGGGTAATCGAGGCGGAAATCGATCCGGCTGTTCTCCTGCCCGTACGGCACTTCCCGCTTGAGCCCGGTAAAGCCGGCCAGCTCGCTGATCAGCCCGGCGCGCAGCGCTTCCTCGATCAACGGGTTGGCTCGCGCCGTGTTGACACACGCCAGGCGTCCCTGCGGGGTCTCGCTGATTTCCCAGGTACCGGGCAATTTGCGCTTGGGGTCGTTGGAGCGGCTGAACCAGACCTGCCCGCCTTCGACCATGCAATTGAACATCGAACCGGTGTTAGGGCAGTGAATGGTGAGCATCTCGCCGCTAACAGTTTCGATATCGGCGAGAAAACGCTTGTATCGTCGGATCAGCCGACCTTCTTCCAGAGGGGGATCGAAGCGCATCAGCCTTGCCAGCTCCGCAAGCCACGGGCAATCCGTTCCACCGCTTCGCGCAACCGCGGCAGGCTCTGGGTGTAGGCAAACCGCACGTGATGCCCGGCCTGGTGCCGGCCGAAGTCCAGCCCCGGGGTAAAGGCGATGTGTTCGGTTTCCAGGAAATGCCGACAGAACGCAAAGGCATCGCCACCAAAGGCGCTGATGTCCGCATACAGATAGAACGCGCCTTCGGGCTCTACCGCGATGCCAAAGCCCAGCTCACGCAACGCCGGCAGGAGGAAATCGCGGCGCCGGCCGAATTCGGCGCGGCGCTCTTCCAGAATGCTCAAGGTTTGCGGCTCGAAACAGGCCAATGCCGCGTACTGGGCCATGCTCGGCGCGCTGATATAGAGGTTCTGCGCGAGCTTCTCCAACTCGCTGACCGCCCCTTGCGGCGCCACCAGCCAGCCCAGGCGCCAGCCGGTCATGCCGAAATATTTGGAAAAACTATTCAGGACAAAGGCACTGTCATCCACTTCCAGCACACTGGCGGCATCGGTGCCGTAGGTCAGGCCGTGGTAGATCTCGTCCACCACCAGGTGGCCGTTGCGCCCCTTGATTGCCGTCGACAGTCCAGCCAGTTCGTCGCGGGTCAGAATGGTTCCGGTGGGGTTGGCCGGAGATGCCACCAGTGCACCGACACTGTCCTGATCCCAATAACGCTGCACCAGGTCCGGGGTCAGTTGGTAACGCACCTCCGGCCCGACCGGCACCAGTTGCGCCGCGCCCTCCACCAACCGCAGAAAGTGGCGGTTGCACGGGTAACCGGGGTCGGCCAGCAACCAGTGCTTGCCTGGGTCCACCAGTAAGGCACTGGCGAGCAACAGCGCGCCGGAGCCACCTGGGGTGATCAGGATGCGTTGCGGATCGATGTTCAAGCCGTAGCGTTGCTCGTAGAAGCCGCTGATGGCTTCACGCAGTTCAGGTATGCCGCGCGCCGCGGTGTATCGGGTTTTCCCCGCCGTCAGCGCTGCCTGGCCAGCCTGGATGATCGGTTCGGCAGTGGTGAAGTCCGGTTCGCCGATTTCCAAGTGAATGACGTCGTGCCCGGCTGCTTGCAGCTCGTTGGCGCGCGCCAGCAGGGCCATGACGTGGAAAGGTTCGATAGCGCGGCTGCGCGCACTGTAGGGCTGAGCCATTAGCCTTCCTTCAACGGGGTAAAAGAAACGATTCTACCCAAGGCCAGGAACGAGCGAGAAGCTAATGCGGTCACAAGACCAAGGTTCATGTGTCATAGAGCCCATACGCAAGGCGCAGGATTGACTAAAATCAATATTTGATCAGGTCTCCAGAGCCGCCAGACCAGGCTTTGCAACCCTTTGCAAGCCTTATGGGCCGCAGCCTCGACATGAGGGAGTAGCGCGGCCTGATTTGATCTGGTAAGTTCGCCCGCTTGCAGCCGCAGGGCCGGCAGGTGTCGGTGATGGAGCAATCCTGCGCAATGGATTACAAGAGTA from Pseudomonas sp. S04 encodes the following:
- the sfsA gene encoding DNA/RNA nuclease SfsA; translated protein: MRFDPPLEEGRLIRRYKRFLADIETVSGEMLTIHCPNTGSMFNCMVEGGQVWFSRSNDPKRKLPGTWEISETPQGRLACVNTARANPLIEEALRAGLISELAGFTGLKREVPYGQENSRIDFRLDYPHGPAFVEVKSVTLGFDGSAVAAFPDAVTQRGAKHLRELACLARDGVRAVQLYCVNLTGIEAVRPAVEIDPGYAAALAQAKAAGVEVLAYGVSLSAEEVRVDRRLQVLLGV
- a CDS encoding pyridoxal phosphate-dependent aminotransferase; translated protein: MAQPYSARSRAIEPFHVMALLARANELQAAGHDVIHLEIGEPDFTTAEPIIQAGQAALTAGKTRYTAARGIPELREAISGFYEQRYGLNIDPQRILITPGGSGALLLASALLVDPGKHWLLADPGYPCNRHFLRLVEGAAQLVPVGPEVRYQLTPDLVQRYWDQDSVGALVASPANPTGTILTRDELAGLSTAIKGRNGHLVVDEIYHGLTYGTDAASVLEVDDSAFVLNSFSKYFGMTGWRLGWLVAPQGAVSELEKLAQNLYISAPSMAQYAALACFEPQTLSILEERRAEFGRRRDFLLPALRELGFGIAVEPEGAFYLYADISAFGGDAFAFCRHFLETEHIAFTPGLDFGRHQAGHHVRFAYTQSLPRLREAVERIARGLRSWQG